DNA sequence from the Longimicrobiales bacterium genome:
ACGGCGCCTGTCGCGCCGAGCACAGCCACCTTCATTGCGACTCCGTGCCGAGACCAAACGCACGGTGCAACAACTGCAAGGTCCGATCCTCGTCGGCGGTGCGCACGAGGAAGGTGATCGAGATCGAGGACGTCGAGAGCGCGAGCACGTCCACACCGGCTTCGACGAGCACCTGGAACGCCCGCGCGTACACGCCGGGCGTGCCGTGCATGCCGCTGCCGACCAGGGCGACGCGGCTCAGGCCCGTTTCCGTCTCGAGCTGCTCCCCGCCCTGCTCCTCCAGCAGTGCATGGCAGATCCCGCGCGCCTCGTCGAGCTGGTCGCCCTCGTCCACCGTCACCTGGATCTGCCGCCGACCGTCGGGCCGGTCGAAGAAGTTGACGAGGTCCACGCTGATGCCGCGCGCCGCCAGGCGGTTCAGCAGTGTTGCCACCACGTTCATTCCCGCGGGCACCCCACGCAGTGTGATCCGTGCATTGCCGCGCTCGCTGGCCAGGCCGGTCAGCGCGAGCTCCTCCATCACGTGGGACCTCCGGGTGATCAGTGTTCCATGGTAGCCGGGGTCGTCGCGGAACGAGCTGCGGACCCGGATCGGCACGTCGTAGCGCGCACCGATCTCGACGGCGCGCGGGTGCATGACCTGTGCGCCCGCCGTGGTGAGCTCGATCGCTTCCTGGTAGTCGATCTGCTCGATCAGCCGTGCATCGGGGATCCGGCGCGGATCAGCGCTGTAGATGCCGTCGACGTCCGTGAAGATCTCGCAGCGGCCGGCACCGAGCGCCGCGGCCAGGGCCACTGCGGTCGTGTCCGAGCCGCCGCGCCCCAGTGTGGTGACCTCGCGCGTGCGGCTCACGCCCTGGAATCCCGCGACGATCACGACCCTGCCCTGCGCGATCTCCTCGCGCACCCGGGTCCCTCGCACCTCCGCGATGCGCGCCACCGTGTGCGCCTCGTCGGTGATGATCGCCGCCTGTGAGCCGGTCAGGCTGACCGCATCGCAGCCGCAGTCGCGGATCGCCATCGCGACGAGGGACATGGCAATCCGCTCGCCGGCCGTGAGCAGCATGTCGAACTCGCGCGGATGCCGCCGCCGCGCGTTGCCGGTCACCTGCTCGGCCAGCGCGGCCAGGTCGTCCGTCGTGTCGCCCATGGCGGAGACCACCACGACGACGTCGTTGCCCGCCTGCTTTTCCCGCGCGACGCGCTGCGCGACGCGGCGGATCCGTTCCGGCGTGCCGACCGACGTGCCACCGTACTTCTGGACGACCAGCGCCACCTAGAAGACGCGCAGGTTGATGTACTTGCGCGGATTGCGCTGCAGGTCCTCGAGCAGTGCCTGCAGCTCCGAGTTCGCTTCCACCAGGGAGAGGTACAGTGTCGAGTCCTGCATCAGCAGTCCGAGCGTGCCGCGCCCCTCCTGCATCCCGTCGGCGAGGGAGCTCACCGCGACCAGCGTCGTATCGAGCCGGGCAGCCACGCGCTCGAACTCCCCCGACATGCGCAGCAGCTCCGCCGTCAGCGAGTCCGTGTTGGCCGTTGTCCCTTCGACATTGCCGACGATCGCTTCCAGCCGCCCGCCGCCGATCGCACCCTCCACCTCGGCGAACGTGCGCTGCACCGTCGCCGCCGCAACGCCGAGCGTCTCGGAGGTCTGGCGCAGGTTCGACGCGACGTCTTCGATCGCGGTCTTCTGGCTCGCCATCATCGCATTGAGCTGCTCGCTCGCGACCTGGACGTTTTCCACCACCCGGCGGATGTTGAGCGCGGTCTCCTCCGTGAACGCGATCTCGAACCGATCGCTCAGGGTGCGCAGGTTCTGCGCGATCTCATCGCCGACCGCGGTGAGCTGCGACATGTCGGGCAGCGAGTAGCCGGGCAGCACGTCGGCGGTCGGCGACTCGAGGTACTCGTACTGC
Encoded proteins:
- a CDS encoding aspartate kinase; its protein translation is MALVVQKYGGTSVGTPERIRRVAQRVAREKQAGNDVVVVVSAMGDTTDDLAALAEQVTGNARRRHPREFDMLLTAGERIAMSLVAMAIRDCGCDAVSLTGSQAAIITDEAHTVARIAEVRGTRVREEIAQGRVVIVAGFQGVSRTREVTTLGRGGSDTTAVALAAALGAGRCEIFTDVDGIYSADPRRIPDARLIEQIDYQEAIELTTAGAQVMHPRAVEIGARYDVPIRVRSSFRDDPGYHGTLITRRSHVMEELALTGLASERGNARITLRGVPAGMNVVATLLNRLAARGISVDLVNFFDRPDGRRQIQVTVDEGDQLDEARGICHALLEEQGGEQLETETGLSRVALVGSGMHGTPGVYARAFQVLVEAGVDVLALSTSSISITFLVRTADEDRTLQLLHRAFGLGTESQ
- a CDS encoding MlaD family protein, with translation MRRRNDVLVGAVILAGILLIIFGTIFLRGTVLGAEEQEIRARFRTIGAVMKGNDVKLRGVPIGRVESVELEPDGQAVLITMTIAEGVRLPEDPVVVLSAESFFGDWQAQILPRATYPQYEYLESPTADVLPGYSLPDMSQLTAVGDEIAQNLRTLSDRFEIAFTEETALNIRRVVENVQVASEQLNAMMASQKTAIEDVASNLRQTSETLGVAAATVQRTFAEVEGAIGGGRLEAIVGNVEGTTANTDSLTAELLRMSGEFERVAARLDTTLVAVSSLADGMQEGRGTLGLLMQDSTLYLSLVEANSELQALLEDLQRNPRKYINLRVF